In the Drosophila takahashii strain IR98-3 E-12201 chromosome 3R, DtakHiC1v2, whole genome shotgun sequence genome, one interval contains:
- the LOC108058734 gene encoding bolA-like protein DDB_G0274169: MLSQTLRRFAGVSSRNLTQLTPTTSSLGQILSRATMSQEAGQYPPIEFAMRKALTTELKPVFLEVINESPQHNVPKRSESHFRVFVVSEKFNDLTLIKRHRLVNDTVKNALKAAGFEFMHALSIEAKTPKQWEPEQEPEKSPPCLGGHGK, from the exons ATGTTAAGTCAAACCCTCCGCCGATTCGCTGGAGTTTCCTCCCGAAATCTGACTCAACTGACGCCCACGACCAGCAGCCTGGGACAGATCCTGTCCAGAGCCACCATGTCACAGGAGGCGGGCCAGTATCCGCCCATCGAGTTCGCCATGCGCAAGGCATTGACCACGGAACTGAAGCCGGTGTTCCTGGAGGTCATCAACGAATCGCCCCAGCACAATGTGCCCAAGCGGTCGGAGTCCCACTTCCGGGTGTTCGTGGTCTCGGAAAAGTTCAACGATCTGACCCTCATCAAG CGCCATCGACTGGTCAATGACACGGTGAAGAACGCCCTGAAGGCAGCCGGATTCGAGTTCATGCATGCCCTGTCCATCGAGGCCAAGACGCCCAAGCAGTGGGAGCCCGAACAGGAGCCGGAGAAGAGTCCGCCGTGCCTGGGTGGCCATGGCAAGTAA
- the Ppox gene encoding protoporphyrinogen oxidase, whose product MTTAVLGGGLSGLSAGYYLLRRFGKPLTIYEASPRVGGWVRSENRKDRNFIFESGPRTIRPIGLQGANTLELVEELQLEVTPIRRSHVAARNRMLYAKGQLCMLPNSPRGLFGVMPPFTKPLYKAIFRDLVTASKKAKLEDESIYSFAERRFGKEIADYAISPMICGICAGNAREISVRFLMEGIFEKEQKYGGVLKGALLARFRDKAKDSKDGGLFAQGQPKLYVQAQAEKWAMYGLPGGLENLPKAMRKYLGERDVNVQLSNECRNLTFSDSGVRMTIRDADVPVEHVVSSLPAHKLAPLVKQQHPSLSAQLLDIPYVDVLVVNMQFQGKLLKQDGFGLLVPPVEKLPILGVIFDSCCFEMGDNTVLTVMMGGHWFNQWFGDRPSPKQILDLATSHVQKILQIREEPKFSRVHTLHKCIPQYTVGHKRRVEGIRNYIKTYKLPLSLCGAAYDGVGINDVILSARRQVEAMPSS is encoded by the coding sequence ATGACGACGGCTGTGCTGGGCGGCGGTCTGAGCGGCCTGTCCGCCGGTTACTACCTGTTGCGGCGGTTCGGGAAGCCGCTGACCATCTACGAGGCCTCGCCGCGAGTGGGCGGGTGGGTGCGGTCGGAGAACCGCAAGGACAGGAACTTCATCTTCGAGAGCGGGCCACGCACCATCCGGCCGATTGGCCTGCAGGGAGCCAATACCCTGGAGCTGGTGGAGGAACTGCAACTGGAGGTGACGCCCATACGACGTAGTCATGTGGCTGCCCGCAACCGGATGCTATATGCCAAGGGACAGCTCTGCATGCTGCCCAACAGTCCCAGAGGACTCTTCGGCGTGATGCCTCCCTTCACCAAGCCGCTGTACAAGGCGATCTTCCGGGATCTGGTCACGGCGAGCAAGAAGGCCAAGTTGGAGGACGAGAGCATCTACAGCTTCGCAGAGCGGCGGTTCGGCAAGGAGATAGCCGACTACGCCATCAGTCCCATGATTTGCGGCATTTGCGCCGGAAATGCCCGCGAAATAAGCGTTCGCTTTCTGATGGAGGGCATCTTCGAGAAGGAGCAGAAGTACGGAGGGGTACTCAAGGGAGCACTCTTAGCCCGCTTTCGTGATAAGGCAAAGGACTCAAAGGACGGCGGCCTCTTTGCCCAGGGACAGCCCAAGCTGTATGTCCAGGCGCAGGCGGAGAAGTGGGCCATGTACGGACTGCCAGGCGGACTGGAGAACCTGCCCAAGGCCATGCGAAAGTACCTGGGCGAGCGGGATGTCAATGTGCAGCTGAGCAACGAGTGTCGCAATCTCACATTCAGCGACTCTGGCGTCCGGATGACCATCAGGGATGCCGATGTGCCGGTGGAGCATGTGGTCAGCTCGCTGCCCGCTCATAAACTTGCGCCCCTGGTGAAGCAGCAGCATCCCTCGCTGAGCGCCCAGCTGCTGGACATTCCGTACGTGGATGTGCTGGTGGTGAACATGCAGTTTCAGGGAAAGCTGCTCAAGCAGGACGGATTCGGTCTGCTAGTGCCGCCGGTGGAGAAGTTGCCCATTCTCGGTGTGATTTTCGACAGCTGCTGCTTTGAAATGGGCGACAATACCGTGCTCACCGTGATGATGGGTGGCCACTGGTTTAACCAGTGGTTCGGTGATCGCCCCAGTCCCAAGCAGATCCTCGACTTGGCCACCAGCCACGTCCAGAAGATCCTGCAGATCCGCGAGGAGCCCAAGTTCAGTCGCGTGCACACGCTGCACAAGTGCATCCCGCAGTACACGGTGGGCCACAAGCGACGCGTCGAAGGCATCCGGAACTACATCAAGACTTACAAGCTGCCACTGTCGCTCTGCGGAGCTGCCTACGATGGAGTGGGCATCAACGACGTTATCCTGTCCGCCCGGCGACAGGTGGAGGCCATGCCGTCGTCCTAA